A region of the Micromonospora sediminicola genome:
GCCGGCGCGGGTGAGCAGGCCGGCGCGGGTGAGCAGGCCGGCGCGGGTGAGCAGGCCGGCGCGGCCGGTGACGACGGACAGCAGGGCGCGGCCGGTGAGCAGGCGGGCGACGCCGGGGACCGGGTGGCGCAGCGGATCCAGCAGATCCGGGCGCGGATCCAGCAGCTACGGGCTCTGATCCAGCAGATCCGCGCTGCCCGCCAGGCCGCCCGCGATCAGGGCGCGGGCCCGAACCAGGGCGCAGACCCGAACCAGGGCGCGGACCAAAGCGCGGACCAGAACCCGGGCGACGCGGCAGGCGCAGCCGGAGACCAGGACGGGAACGCGGCGGGCGGGCAGCCGGGCGCCGATGCCGGCCTCGCCCCGGGCCAGGACCAGAGCGCCGAGCAGAGCCAGGCGGACAAGAGCCCGGCGGACCAGGGCGGCCAGGACCAGGGCGGCCAGGACCAGGGCGGCCAGGACCAGGGCGGCCAGGACCAGGGCGGCCAAGACGAGGGCGGCCAAGACGAGGGCGGCCAGGACCAGGCAGGCCAGAAACAAGGACAGGCAGGTCAGGGACAGGCTGGCCAGGTGTATCAGGTGGCCGACCCACGCGTCCCCGGCTGTGCCCCCGGCGACCCCGGATCGGACGCCGTCACCCCCGCATCCGCCCCGCCGACCCGCTGACCCGCTGACCCCTGACGTCGATCATGAGGTTGGCGGCACTCTAGAAGATCCACAAGGCCGTCAACCTCATGATCGACGCGGCGGAGGTTGCGATCTTGGTACGAAATGGTCCCTCTGGGGGCCATTTCGTACCAAGATCTCGGGGCTTCTCAGATTTTGGATCGGTGGTCTCGATAGGTGGGTGCAGTGGGGTCGGACGAGCAGTGGCCGGCTCGCGGAGAGCGCGGTCCGGGCCTCACCACCGCAGCGAGCCTCACCCGTCCCAGCGAGAGCCACCGAGGACCAACGCGGACCACCGCGGACCACCGAGGACCACTGCGGACCACCGCGGACCACCGCGGACCCCGAGCCCGTGGAGGACCACCGCGGGTCCCGGACCCGCCGAGGCACACCGACGACCCCCACCCCCGCCCCGGACCGTCCGGCCACCGCCGACCAGCCAAGGGAAGGGGCGGATCAGACCAGGTCGGCTTCGCGGAGGAGTTTCCACAGGCCGGCGCCGTCGGGGGCGCTCAGCCACTTCTGACCCACCGGGCCGGACGAGGAGCGACCCGCGGGCGCGGGCAGGCTGCCGGCCAGCACCGACTGGGTCGGCGACAGCCGCCGGATCGCCACGCCGGCCACGTTGTCCGGGTGGGCGGCGGCGAACTCCCGGTAGATCTCCGGGTCGTGCTGGCCGTCGTCGCCGATGAGCAGCCAGCGCACCTCGGGGAACTCGCGGGCCAGCCGGGCCAGCGTGGCCCGCTTGTGCTCCCGCCCGCTGCGGAACCAGCGGTCGGCCGTCGGCCCCCAGTCGGTGAGCAGCAGCGGGCCGGCCGGGTAGAGGTGGCGGGAGAGGAACCGGGTCAGCGTCGGCGCGACGTTCCAGGCGCCGGTGGAGAGGTAGAAGACCGGCGCGCCGGGGTGGGCGGTGGCCAGGCGCTCGTAGAGCACCGCCATGCCGGGGACCGCGGTGCGGGCGTGCTCGTCGAGGACGAACGTGTTCCACGCGGCGAGCAGCGGTCGGGGCAGCGCGGTCACCATGACCGTGTCGTCGATGTCGGAGAGGATGCCGAACCGGACGTTCGGGTCGAGGATGCGTACCAGCGCCTCCACCGGCTCGGCGTCGGCGACGCTGAGGCGTACGCAGCCCCAGCCGGGGGTGAAGTCGCCCTCGACGACGGTGTCGACGAAGCCGCTGCGGTCGGCGGTCACCTCCTGGCGCACGCCGTTGACCTCGATCATCACCCGGGCGTGCTTGGCCGGCAGGGTGGCGAAGCTGCGCCAGCCCCGCACCTTGTCCAGCCGGCCCCGCCGGCGGGTGTCCGGGCGGCCGAGCAGCACGCGGCAGAGCACCCGCGCCCAGCCGGGGGCGCCGTAGCCCGCGTACGCGATGATGTTGGGCTGCCACCCGGTGCGCTTCAGCCGGCGTTCCACGAGCCCGTGCAGGGCGTCCTCGATGCGGGCGGCGCGGTGCAGTTGCGGCACGGCCAGCTGGTCCGGTGGTGTGGGTGGCACGTAGCAACACTGCCACAACCGACGGGGGCCGGCCACGCGAGTGATCTACGCCGATCCGCCCCGGGCGCCGGCCGGCAGCGTGCCAGACTGCGTCGTGTCGCAGGTGAAGCGGGACGCGATGGGCCGGCCGGACGCGCCGGCGCTGGTGGCGCTGCTGCTCGGCGCGGTCGGGGTCGGCTACCGGCTGGTGCTGACGGTGCTCACGGTGCCCGCCTCGAACAGCGACGAGGCCACGTTCGGCCTGGCCGCCCTGCACATCGCCGGCGGCCACGAACGGCCGGTCTTCCTCTACGGGCAGCGCTACATGGGCGTGCTGGAGTCGTATCTGGCCGCGCCGCTGGTGGGCTGGGCCGGACCGAGTTGGCCGCTGCTGCGGCTGCCGCTGCTGGCGCTCTACGCGATCTTCCTGTGGCTGGCGTACCGGCTGACCCGCCACCTCTTCTCCCCCTGGCTGGCCGTGGTCGTGGTGGGCCTGCTGGCACTCGGGTCGGAACGGGTGGTCCGCGACCAGCTCACCGTGGTCGGCGGCCGGCCCGAGGTCAAGCCGGCGGTGCTGGCGTTGCTGCTGATCGCGGTCGCGCTCGGCGAGGACCGGATCCGGCACCGCTGGCTGGCCACCGGCGGGTTCGGGCTGCTCGTCGGGCTGGCGCTGTGGTCGGACTGGCTGATCGCGCCCTACCTGCTGGTGGCGGCCGTGGTGCTGGTGCTGGCGGTCCCCCGCGAGCTGGTCGGCTGGCCCGGCGTGCTGCTGGTGGCGGGTTTCCTGGTCGGCATCGCGCCGGTGGTGAAGGACAACCTGGTGGCGCCGCCGGGGCAGGACTCGCTGTCGGTGCTGCGGGAGGTCAGCACGAAGGAGGGCGTGGCGCCGACGATCGTCGACCGGGTGCGCGGCGGGCTGCTGGAGGGGGTGCCGTTGGCCTCCGGGCTGTGCCCGATGGACGGCTGCGCGCGCTGGGCACAGTGGTTCGGCGTGCTCTACCCGGTGCTGCTGGTGGCCGCCGCCGGGCTCGGGCTGGTCGCGTACCGCCGGGCCGGAGACCACGCCGCGCGGGTCCGGGCCGCGGCGGTCCTCGCGCTGGTCGTCGGCGCGGCGTTGACCCTGCTGGTGTACGTGCGCAGCCCGCTCGCCGCGACCGACCCGCTGGGCAACGCCCGCTACCTCTCGGTGCTGCAGATCTCGTTGCCGGCCGTGCTCTGGCCGCTCTGGCTGGCCGCCGCGCACGCGCTGCGCGCCACCGCCGGCCGGGTGGCCCGGCTGGGCGGTGTCACGGCCGCCGCGGTGCTGGCCGGGCTGACCGCCGCGGCGGTCGCCGGCACGGCGGCGTTCCTGGCCCACGCCCCCGGGGTACGGGCCGAGGAGATGTCCGCCCGCCGGCTGGCCGACACGGTGCTGCGGTCCAGCCTGCACGAGGTGTACGGCGACTACTGGACCTGCAACCGGCTGATCTTCAACACCGGCGAGGCGGTGGCGTGCGGGGTGCTGGACGGCAACCTGACGCCGGGGCAGAACCGCTACCCGGCGTACTGGCAGCGGGTGGGGCGGGCGGACCGGCCCGGGTACGTGGTGGCGGTCGGCTCGTCGGCGGAACGCGGGCTGCGGCGGCTGCTCGGCGACCGGGCCGACGCGGCGCTGGTGGCCGAGGTCGGCGACAGTCGCGTCTACCACCCGGACCGCGCCGTGCGACCGTGGCGCTGAGCCCGGCCCGTACGCTGTGCCGGTGCTCATCCTGCTCCCCCCGTCCGAGGGCAAGGCCGAGGCCGGCACCGGCCGGCGGCTGGACCTGTCGCGGCTGTCCCTGTCGGAGCTGAACCCGGCCCGGGAGGCGGTACTGACCGCACTGGTCGACCTCTGCGCCGGCCCGGACGAGGCGGCGGCCCGGGACGCGCTGGGCCTGAGTGAGGGCCAGCGCGGCGAGCTGCGGCGCAACGCCCGGCTGCGGGCGGCGGCCACCGCGCCGGCCGCCCGGCTGTACACCGGGGTGCTCTACGAGGCGCTCGACCTGGCCACGCTGCCCCCGGCGGCGGAGCGGGCCGCCCGCCGGTCGGTGCTGATCAGCTCCGGCCTGTGGGGCGCGGTCCGCCTCGCCGACCGGATCCCGCCGTACCGGTGCCCGATCGGGGCGCGCCTGCCGGGCGTCGGGGCGCTGTCGGCGTACTGGCGGTCCGCGATGGGGCCGGTCATGACGGCGGCCGCGGGCACCGGTCCGGTGCTCGACCTGCGCTCCGGCGCGTACGCGGCCACCTGGACCCCGCGCGGGCCGCTCGCCGAGCGCACGGTGACGGTGCGGGTGCTGCACGAGCGGGTGGTGGACGGGACGCCGACGCGCTCGGTGGTGAGCCACTTCAACAAGGCGACCAAGGGCCGGCTGGTCCGGGACCTGCTCCTCGCCGGCACCCGCCCGCGTACCGCCGACGCGCTGGTGGGCGCGCTGCGCGAGCTGAAGTACACGGTCGAGGAGGGTCCCCGGGCCATCGGCCGGCCCCGGCAGCTCGACCTCGTCGTCGCCGATCTCTGAGGGCCGGCGTTCGCGCAAATTTTGCTCAAGGCTCGGGCGCAGCGGTTCCCCGACCCGGCGGGGCAGGCCACGGTAGAGGGGCCCCGACGCCGACCAAGGAGCTGTGCCGATGCTCTCCGAGCCCACCACGCTGCTCGACCGGCCCCGCCCGTCGTCGCCGCCACCACCGCTGGACTGGCTGACCCTGGCCGACGCGTTCGAGGTCGCCTGCATGGTGCGGTGCACGCCACCCCCGGCCGCGGACGTCCGCCGGTTCGACGTCGACCCCTACCGGGGCGGGGTCGCGGAGTTCAACCGGGAGGACGCGGCGCAGCGGATGCGGCAGCTGCTGGGCCGCCTCGACGTGCCGGTGGAGCACGAGCTGACCACGGGCGGCCTGCGCCGGCGGTTCGAGCTGCACCGGCTGTCGGTGCCCGTCGAGCACCGGCCGGCGTACGCGGCCGTGCTGGCGGCCGGCTGGCGGCAGGGCCGACGCGAGCTGCTCGGCGGGCCGGCCCCCGGCGCCTCGACGGCACGCCGGATCTGGCGTCCGCGCCTGGCGGCGGCGGCGTGGCGGGCGGCGCTGCTCGCCGGCGGCCGGCACGTACGCCGGCACTGCCTCGGCATCCGGCTGGCCGACCGCGACCTGGCGGCGGTGCTGGTGCGCGGCGCGGCCCTGCTGGAGGTGCCGGCGGCGCTGCGGCCCGGCTCGGGGTGCTTCCTGGTGAGCGTGCCCAACGGCAAGCACCGGGCCCGGATCACCGAGAGCGCCGAACTGGGCTGAGGACAGCGCCCGCGCGGGCGGGCTTGCGCGGCGGCGGGTGCACGGCGCAGAGTGCAGCCCGTGAGCCGACACTGGTCTGTGCGCGGCCGGCGCCGGACCGCGGCCCCGCTGGCCCTGTTGCTGCTGCTCGTCACCGCCGTCGCCGGCTGCCGCGACGAGCCCACCGAGCCGGTGCGGATCCGGATCGCCACCGGCAGCCCGACCGCGGTCTACCACGCGTTCGGCCAGTCGCTGGCCGCCCTGCTCAACCGGGAGCTGCCCGGGGTGCGGGCGGACGTCGTGGTCACCGCGGCCTCCGCGCAGAACGTCCGGCTGGTCGGCTCCGGCGAGGCGGAGCTGGGCTTCACCCAGGCCGACGTGCTGCCGCCCCGCGAGCCGGAGCACCCCCGCGTGCTCGCCGTGGCGCGGGTCTACGACGACCTCCTGCACCTGGTGACCACCGCCGGTGGTCCGGTGCGCACGCTCGCCGACCTGCGCGGCCGGCGGGTGTCGGTGGGCGCCGACGGCTCGGGCACCGAGGTGACCGCCACCCGGCTGCTGGACGTGGCGCAGCTCGACGGCGACCGGGTCCGGCAGGAGCACCTGGGGCTGGACGACTCGGTGACCGCCCTGCGCGAGGGCCGGATCGACGCCTTCTTCTTCTCCGGCGGCCTGCCCGTGCGCGGCGTCGCGGAGCTGGCCCGACAGACCTCCCTGCGGATGGTCGACCTGGGCGACTGGACCGAGCCGTTGCGGCGCGCGTACGGGGAGGTCTACGTGACCCGGGACATCCCCCGCTCGGTCTACCAGGCGGATCCGGTCAGCACGGTGGCGAACCCGAACTACCTGATCGTCAGCGCCGAGCTGCCCGCCACGCTGGTGCGTGAGGTGACCCGGCTGCTGATGGAGCGGCGGGAGGAGCTGGCCGCCGCGCACCCGGCCGCCGGGCGGATGAGCCCCCGGTCGGCGATCGTCACCACGCCGTTGCCGCTGCACCCGGGCGCGGCGCAGTGGTACCGCGCGGCCAAGCCCTGACCGGGCTCAGGTGCCGACCGGTTCCTCGGCGCGCCGCGGGGCGGGCGGTTCGACCGCGCCGCCCGGGTCGTCGGGCGGCGCCGGGAACCACAGCTCGGCGACCAGCCCGCGCGGCTCGCCCTGGCGCATGGTGAGCCGGCCGTCGGACGCGTCGACGAGCACCGCGGCGATGGTCAGCCCGAGCCCGGCGCCGTCCACGTTCTGCGCGTCCGGCGCCCGCCAGAACCGCTCCGTGGCCTGGTCCAGCTGGCTGGCCGTCATGCCCGGACCGGTGTCGCGCACGGTCAGCGCCGTCCCGCCGTCGGCCGGTCGGACGGTCACCGTCACCTCTCCCTCGGCGCCGCTGAACTTGACCGCGTTGTCGATCAGGGCGTCGAGTGCCTGGTCGATCGCGGTCGGCACGGTCCGGGCGTACGCCGGCGCCTCGCCCGGGTCGAGGCGGAGGGTGACCGACCGGTGTCGAGCCAGTGGCAGCCAGGCCGTCACCCGGGACGCGGCCGCCGCGGAGGCGTCCACGGTGACCCGCTGGTTCTCCTCCCGTTCGGCCCGGGCCAGGGTGAGCAGCGCGTCGAGGACGGTGGCCAGCCGGTCGGTCTCCTCCAGCGCCAGTTGGTGCTCGGCCCGGCCGTCCGGGTCGGTGAGGCTGGGTCCCAGCTCCTCCACCCGCAGCCGCAACGCGGTCAGCGGGTTGCGCAGCTGGTGGCTGGCGTGCGCGACGAAGGCCCGCTGGCGGTCCATCACGTCGGAGACCGCGTCGGCCATGTGGTTGAAGCTGGCCGCCAGCCGGCGCAGCTCCGGCGGGCCGAGCCGGGGCCGGACCCGGGCGGTGCGGCGGCCCTCGGCGATCTCGTGGGTCACCGAGTCCAGCTCGGTGACCGGGCGCAGCACCCATCCGGCCAGCCCGAACGCGGTGGAGACGCAGGCCAGCACCGCGAGCAGGCCGATGCCGGCGAGCAGCAGCCACCACGCGGTGACGGTGCGGCGCACCGGGTCCGCCGGGGTGGTGGTGACCACGGCGCCGAGCACCTCGCCGCCGTCGTTGATCGGGACCGCCGTCACCAGCGGGCCGTCCACCCAGGGCCAGACCGACTCCGGGCCGCTGAACTGCTGCCCGGACAGCGCCGTGTCGAGCGCCGGGCCGGTGCCCGCACCCAGCTCCCACCGGGGCGAGGCGGCGACGGTACGCCGGTCGCGGTCCACCACCGCCGCGCCGATGCCGTAGAGGTCGTCGTAGGCGGCCAGCTCCCCACCGAGCGGGCCGGGCCCGCCGCCGCGCAGCGCCGGACCGGCCAGCGACGCGAAGCGGGTGGCGTCGGCGAGCCGGTCGGCGCGTACCCGGTCGGTCTCCCGGGAGGCCAGGGTGACCGCCAGCGGGGTCTCCAGCGCGAACAGCACCAGCACCATCAGCAGCAGGTAGCTGATCACCAGCCGGCGGCGCACCGGGGCCTCCTCACGCGCCGCGGAGCCGGTAGCCGACCCCGCGCACGGTCTCCACCAGGGTCGGGTCGCCGAGCTTGCCGCGCAGCGACCCGACGTGCACCTCGACGGTGTGCCGGTCGGCCCAGGTGGTGCCCCAGACGTCGAGCAGGATGCGGTCGCGTGGCACGGCCACCCCGGGCTGCCGGGCCAGGGAGAGCAGGATGTCGAACTCCTTGCGGGTCAACGCCACCGCCCGGCCGGACACGGTGACCGTCCGGCCGCCCACGTCGATGCGGACCTCGCCCGCCTCGATCAGGTTACGCTCCGGGACGGTGTGCGCGGCCCGGCGCAGCACCGCCTCGATCCGGGCCTGCAACTCCACCATCGAGAACGGCTTGACCACGTAGTCGTCGGCGCCCAGCCGCAGGCCGAGCACCCGGTCGCGTTCCTCGCCCCGGGCGGTGACCGCGATGATGCCGAGCTGGCTGCTGCGCCGGCGCAGCTCCCGGCACAGGTCGGTGCCGTCGCCGTCGGGCAGCGTGAGGTCGAGCAGGACCAGGTCGCAGGGGGCGGCGGAGAGCGCGGCGGCGACGGTGGCGGCGTGTTCCACCTGGTAGCCGCGCCGGGTCAGCGCGGACGACAGGGCCGCGGCGACCCGACGGTCGTCCTCGACCAGGAGGATTCGCACCCGTGCCCCCTCTCGTTCGACGCGTCGTCCCGCGAAATGGTGGCAGACGCGCCGCCGGGGCGCGAGGCCGCTCTAGGCTGCGGTCGTGATCTACAAGATTCTCTCCGACGACGAGTGGCGGCAGGCGCGGGCGGCCGGGCGGTTCACCGGCACCGCGCTGGACCGGCAGGACGGCTACCTCCACCTGTCCGCGGCCGACCAGGTGGTGGAGACCGTACGCCGGCATTTCGCCGGGGTGACCGGCCTGACACTGCTCGCGGTGGACGAGAGCCGGCTCGGCGAAGGGCTGCGGTGGGAGGTGTCGCGCGGCGGCGCGGCGTTCCCGCACCTGTACGCGGCGCTGCCGGTGGACGCGGTGGTCGCGGCGCACCCGCTGCCGGCGGACCGGCCGGCCGCCGACGTGGTGGCCGAACTGCTCGACTAGGGGCTCGTTATGCTGCGTCGAACCCGCCCGACGGCGCGACGCAGCGCCCTGCCACGATGCGAGTTGAGATGACTGACAGCAACGACCGGTCCGCCTCCGTCTTCGTCCACCCGACGGCCGACGTGGAGGACGGCGCCCGGGTCGGTGACGGCACCAAGGTCTGGCACCTGGCGCACATCCGGTCGAGCGCCCAGGTCGGCGCCGGCTGCGTGATCGGCCGCAACGTCTACGTCGACGCGGGGGTCACCGTCGGCGACCGGGTGAAGATCCAGAACAACGTCTCGGTCTACCAGGGCGTGACCATCGAGGACGAGGTCTTCGTCGGCCCGTGCGCGGTGTTCACCAACGACTTCCGGCCGCGCGCCCAGAATCCGGACTGGACGATCACGCCGACGCTGGTCCGCCGGGGCGCCTCGATCGGCGCCAACGCGACGCTGGTCTGCGGCATCGAGGTCGGTGAGTACGCGATGATCGCGGCCGGCTCGGTGGTGACCAAGGACGTCAAGCCGTACCAGCTGGTGGCGGGCAACCCGGCCCGGCCGAAGGGCTGGGTCGACGAGAAGGGCGAGGTCGTCTCCCGCGACGTCGACAACCCGCCGCACCAGGGCTGAACGCGCAGCGGGGGCGACGGCCGATCGGTCGTCGCCCCCGCGCGTCGGCGCGTCGGTCAGCCGCAGAGCCGGCCGATCTCGTCCCGGAACCGGTCCATCGGGTTGGACCCGGCCGGGCCGAGCAGATACTCCTTCAGCTCCCGCCGCGCCTCGGCCATCGGGTCGTCCCCGGTCCGGGTCACGGTGAGGATCTTCGGCAGCTCGCCGCAGTCCGCCGAGAGCAGGTACGCCGCCCGGGCGGTGGGGAACTGCCGGCGGAACTCGTCCTCCGGCAGGCCGGCCGGGTTGGCCACCACGTACGGCCGCTCACTCTGCACGAAGTCCGAGACCACACTCGACACGTCGCTGACCAGCAGGTCGGTGGCGTTGAAGCAGTCGAACAGCGCCGGCGTGCGACCGGTGACCACCAGGTGCGCGGTGCCGTCGAGCGAGGTGGGGTCGGTCTGACCGCCGGCGGCCCGGATCCGGGCGACGATCCGCTCGTGGACCGCCCGCGCCTTCGCCGAGCGGGTGCCGGTGAGCGGGTGCGGCTTGTAGAGCACCCGCAGGTTCCCGGCGGCCAGCAGCCCGGACACGATCCGCTCCCCCATCAGCACCAGTGAGGTGTGGTAGGGGTCGTCGTCCAGCCAGCCCTCCCAGGTGGGGGCGTAGAGCACGGTGAAGAGGTGGTCGGCGGCGCCGGAGCCGAAGGTGTGCACGCCGGCCAGCTGCGGGCGGCCGACCTCCACGATGTCGCGGTCCAGCACGCCCACCGCGGCCCGGGCGTACCGTTCCCGGCCGGCCGGACCGGCCACCCACACCTCGTCGTACACCTTGCTGTACGGGTTGACGCTGGCCTGCTTGTCGCTGTCGCCGTGCCCGACGAAGACGTGCTTCACGCCCGGCTCGCGCAGCAGGTGGATGTTGGCCCCGACGTTGGCCGCGTAGAGGGCGACCCGCAGCGAGCCGAGGTCGAGGTTCATGAAGTCGACGCCGGCCGGCACGCAGATCACCGGCAGCCGGGTGTCGGCCAGCTCGCCGAACGCGTCCGCGGCCCGCAGCAGCACCACCGCCCGCCGTCCGGTCGCCTCCACCGGCGCGAGCCACATGTTGGCCTGGTAGACGTCCTTGGCCGGGCCGGCGAAGTAGAGGGCCACCTCGGGCCGCTCCCGGGCCAGCCAGTCGTGCACGGCGGGCAGCACCCCCGGGGCCCGGCCCCGGCCGCGCAGCGCGGTCAGCGCCAGCACCGCGGCGGTGACCAGGCCGGCGAGCAGCGTGACGGTGGCGGTGACCACGACCGGGGCGACCCGGTCGACGGCGGCGGCCACCACGGCGGCCGGCACCAGCAGCACGTTGAGCAGCGGCAGCCGCAGCCCGGCCAGCCAGCGCGCCCAGGCCGGCGGCACCGGCACCCGGCGCAGCGCGCCGAGGTCGATGTTGCGGGTGTAGGCCGGCGGGTCGACCCGCCCGTCGATCACCTTGGTCACCGCCGACGTGGCCACCGCCACGGTCCAGAGCGCGGCCGGCAGCAGCAGCACCGCGACGTCGCCGGCCACCCCGGGACGGACCGCGGCGACCACCAGCAGGACCACCGACAGGTCCCGGACCAGGCGGCGGAAGACCTCGCCGAGGCCGGCCTTGTCGAGCAGCTCGGCGGTCCCGGCGTACCGGGTGGCCAGGGCCGCCTCACCGGCCAGGGCGACCACGGCGGCCACCGCGTACGGGACCACCAGGCCGAGGACCCCGGAGAGGATCATGACCGCGTAGCCGAGGAGCGTCGCGCCGACCGCGGCGAGACCCTGCTGGCTGCGTACTCTGCTGAACAACGACACGCTCCCTGTCTGCCCGCCGGTGTCGAAGGGGCCCGATACCGGACGGCTGCGACCCTAAACGGGCCAAGTGACACAAGTATTGCCGGGGTGTCCGGCAGGTGAACGACGGACGACGGCTTTCACCATCGGTGCGCGCCGGGCCACGACACGCAGCGGGCCCCGGCCGGTCACCGGCCGGGGCCCGCTGCGCGGACGGGATCAGCCGCCGATGACCACCCGGCGGACGCCGGTCCAGCGCGCCGGGTCGGTGACCCGGCGGCCGTCGACCAGCACCGTCACGCCCGGCAGGTCGGCCGGGGCGAGGCTGCGGTACTCGGCGTGGTCGGCCTGGATCACCGCGGCGCCGACCGGCTCGCCGTCGTAGCCGGGCAGGCCGTGCGCGGCCAGTTCCTCGTTGGTGTACATCGGGTCGGAGACGTAGGGGGTCGCACCCCGCCGGCGCAGCGCCTCCACGGTCGGGAAGACGCCGGAGAACGCGGTCTCCTTGACGCCACCCCGGTAGGCGGCGCCGAGCACCAGCACGCCCACCCCGGTCAGGTCGCCGTACGCGGCGGCGAGCAGGTCCACCGCGTAGTCCGGCATGGCGGCGTTGGCCTCGCGCGCCGAGCGGACCACGGTGGCGGCCGGGTCGTTCCACAGGTACATCCGCGGGTAGATCGGGATGCAGTGCCCACCGACCGCGATGCCCGGCGAGTGGATGTGGCTGTACGGCTGGGTGTTGCAGGCCTCGATGACCTTGGTGACGTCCACGCCGACCGTGTCGGCGAAGCGGGCGAACTGGTTCGCCAGGCCGATGTTCACGTCCCGGTAGGTCGTCTCGGCGAGCTTGGCCAGCTCGGACGCCTCGGCCGAGCCCAGGTCCCACACCCCGTTGGGCCGGTCCAGGTCGGCGCGCTCGTCGAAGTCGAGCACCGCCTCGTAGAACCGCACGCCGTGCGCGGCGGACGCCTCGTCGATGCCGCCGACCAGCTTCGGGTAGCGGCGCAGGTCGGCGAAGACCCGGCCGGTGAGCACCCGCTCCGGGCTGAACACCAGGTGGAAGTCGGTGCCCGCGGTGAGGCCGGAGCCCTCGGAGAGCATCGGCGCCCACCGGCTGCGGGTGGTGCCGACCGGCAGGGTGGTCTCGTAGCTGACCAGCGTGCCCGGCTTCAGGCCACGGGCGATGGCCCGGGTGGCGTCGTCCATCCAGCCGAAGTCCGGCACGCCCTCGGCGTCCACGAACAGCGGCACGACCACCACGACCGCCTCC
Encoded here:
- a CDS encoding App1 family protein, with the protein product MPPTPPDQLAVPQLHRAARIEDALHGLVERRLKRTGWQPNIIAYAGYGAPGWARVLCRVLLGRPDTRRRGRLDKVRGWRSFATLPAKHARVMIEVNGVRQEVTADRSGFVDTVVEGDFTPGWGCVRLSVADAEPVEALVRILDPNVRFGILSDIDDTVMVTALPRPLLAAWNTFVLDEHARTAVPGMAVLYERLATAHPGAPVFYLSTGAWNVAPTLTRFLSRHLYPAGPLLLTDWGPTADRWFRSGREHKRATLARLAREFPEVRWLLIGDDGQHDPEIYREFAAAHPDNVAGVAIRRLSPTQSVLAGSLPAPAGRSSSGPVGQKWLSAPDGAGLWKLLREADLV
- the yaaA gene encoding peroxide stress protein YaaA gives rise to the protein MPVLILLPPSEGKAEAGTGRRLDLSRLSLSELNPAREAVLTALVDLCAGPDEAAARDALGLSEGQRGELRRNARLRAAATAPAARLYTGVLYEALDLATLPPAAERAARRSVLISSGLWGAVRLADRIPPYRCPIGARLPGVGALSAYWRSAMGPVMTAAAGTGPVLDLRSGAYAATWTPRGPLAERTVTVRVLHERVVDGTPTRSVVSHFNKATKGRLVRDLLLAGTRPRTADALVGALRELKYTVEEGPRAIGRPRQLDLVVADL
- a CDS encoding TAXI family TRAP transporter solute-binding subunit — translated: MSRHWSVRGRRRTAAPLALLLLLVTAVAGCRDEPTEPVRIRIATGSPTAVYHAFGQSLAALLNRELPGVRADVVVTAASAQNVRLVGSGEAELGFTQADVLPPREPEHPRVLAVARVYDDLLHLVTTAGGPVRTLADLRGRRVSVGADGSGTEVTATRLLDVAQLDGDRVRQEHLGLDDSVTALREGRIDAFFFSGGLPVRGVAELARQTSLRMVDLGDWTEPLRRAYGEVYVTRDIPRSVYQADPVSTVANPNYLIVSAELPATLVREVTRLLMERREELAAAHPAAGRMSPRSAIVTTPLPLHPGAAQWYRAAKP
- a CDS encoding sensor histidine kinase is translated as MRRRLVISYLLLMVLVLFALETPLAVTLASRETDRVRADRLADATRFASLAGPALRGGGPGPLGGELAAYDDLYGIGAAVVDRDRRTVAASPRWELGAGTGPALDTALSGQQFSGPESVWPWVDGPLVTAVPINDGGEVLGAVVTTTPADPVRRTVTAWWLLLAGIGLLAVLACVSTAFGLAGWVLRPVTELDSVTHEIAEGRRTARVRPRLGPPELRRLAASFNHMADAVSDVMDRQRAFVAHASHQLRNPLTALRLRVEELGPSLTDPDGRAEHQLALEETDRLATVLDALLTLARAEREENQRVTVDASAAAASRVTAWLPLARHRSVTLRLDPGEAPAYARTVPTAIDQALDALIDNAVKFSGAEGEVTVTVRPADGGTALTVRDTGPGMTASQLDQATERFWRAPDAQNVDGAGLGLTIAAVLVDASDGRLTMRQGEPRGLVAELWFPAPPDDPGGAVEPPAPRRAEEPVGT
- a CDS encoding response regulator transcription factor, which gives rise to MRILLVEDDRRVAAALSSALTRRGYQVEHAATVAAALSAAPCDLVLLDLTLPDGDGTDLCRELRRRSSQLGIIAVTARGEERDRVLGLRLGADDYVVKPFSMVELQARIEAVLRRAAHTVPERNLIEAGEVRIDVGGRTVTVSGRAVALTRKEFDILLSLARQPGVAVPRDRILLDVWGTTWADRHTVEVHVGSLRGKLGDPTLVETVRGVGYRLRGA
- a CDS encoding DUF952 domain-containing protein, whose protein sequence is MIYKILSDDEWRQARAAGRFTGTALDRQDGYLHLSAADQVVETVRRHFAGVTGLTLLAVDESRLGEGLRWEVSRGGAAFPHLYAALPVDAVVAAHPLPADRPAADVVAELLD
- a CDS encoding acyltransferase; translation: MTDSNDRSASVFVHPTADVEDGARVGDGTKVWHLAHIRSSAQVGAGCVIGRNVYVDAGVTVGDRVKIQNNVSVYQGVTIEDEVFVGPCAVFTNDFRPRAQNPDWTITPTLVRRGASIGANATLVCGIEVGEYAMIAAGSVVTKDVKPYQLVAGNPARPKGWVDEKGEVVSRDVDNPPHQG
- a CDS encoding CDP-glycerol glycerophosphotransferase family protein — encoded protein: MFSRVRSQQGLAAVGATLLGYAVMILSGVLGLVVPYAVAAVVALAGEAALATRYAGTAELLDKAGLGEVFRRLVRDLSVVLLVVAAVRPGVAGDVAVLLLPAALWTVAVATSAVTKVIDGRVDPPAYTRNIDLGALRRVPVPPAWARWLAGLRLPLLNVLLVPAAVVAAAVDRVAPVVVTATVTLLAGLVTAAVLALTALRGRGRAPGVLPAVHDWLARERPEVALYFAGPAKDVYQANMWLAPVEATGRRAVVLLRAADAFGELADTRLPVICVPAGVDFMNLDLGSLRVALYAANVGANIHLLREPGVKHVFVGHGDSDKQASVNPYSKVYDEVWVAGPAGRERYARAAVGVLDRDIVEVGRPQLAGVHTFGSGAADHLFTVLYAPTWEGWLDDDPYHTSLVLMGERIVSGLLAAGNLRVLYKPHPLTGTRSAKARAVHERIVARIRAAGGQTDPTSLDGTAHLVVTGRTPALFDCFNATDLLVSDVSSVVSDFVQSERPYVVANPAGLPEDEFRRQFPTARAAYLLSADCGELPKILTVTRTGDDPMAEARRELKEYLLGPAGSNPMDRFRDEIGRLCG